Genomic DNA from Mauremys mutica isolate MM-2020 ecotype Southern chromosome 13, ASM2049712v1, whole genome shotgun sequence:
TTTGCCTCCTAATGCACTGTGAGAGGGTGCTgtgtcattatcctcattttacagatggggaaactgaggcaatgaaagctacaattttcaaaaacattATTTCAGAGGGCCTCTATTTTTGGATGTGAGCCCTCACAGGTTTaaatgtcttgcccaaggtcacgctgGACATCTACAGCAGAAAGAGGGCTATAAtaggtctcttgagtcccagtctagGACCTTAACCTTAAGTCCATCCTTCTTCTCTGCCGGTGCTCTTAATGCAACACTTTCTCTGTCCTTTAAAGGGAGTAGAGAAATGGCAGGCCCATTGGATGGGAGATACCCCCTATGcttgttcagaaatgaaaaagacaACATGGAAACCATGCCTGAGTCCATGGGTATGTCTATCATGCCATCAGCGGGTGCGATTACCATTtgagtagacatacccaagcaAGCTTTTAGCTAGGTAACTCGGGGGCCAGAGCACTGAAGCCACTTCAGCATGGGCCAGATAAACCCACCCAGAACCCTGTGCTTTCAGTACAGACATACCCAATGTCTCTGTTGTGCAAGCAGCACCGACAGCCTGAGCATGTCTGTTATCTGGGCATTTACCCAGCGCCCTGAGGCGTAGTGCACCATGCCTTTGGGAAATTGACTaggagaggcacagagagggatgcCATATTCCAACCGGACAAAGCAATCCCAAAGAACCAGCAGGAGAAGGAAGGCGACACTCATGGGGGCACAGTTTATAAAGATCTGTTTATTTCATtcctttttgtaaaaaaaaaaaaaataataatgtacacATTGAGTTTAACATCCAGGACACCCATTACATCATACACCCATCAGCTCACGcttgagctctttttttttttttgctcaaggGAGGGGTTTTATTCCTtccgccctcctccccctcagaatcccccaaTAAAGAGAGCCGCTTGGGAGACTGCTCCTGCAAAGTCACCTATGGGATTCTAGGAGCCAGGAGAGGTGTATGCCTTGGAGGTCAATGTTAGCAAACATGCTTTGTCTGGGCAGGGTGGCAGGTCTTTCAGACGGCTCCCTGCAGAGACCTCACGTGACACCCCCAGGAAAGAATCACATCAAAACCGAGtgctgtgctgggagctgggccagGGGGAGTCCAGCAGGCAAAGGCCGTGTGGCTCAGGGGTTATTGCCCTGCTCTTGTAACCCAGGAGTTGTGAGTTCACATTTCCTTGGGAGTGGGGGTCATCAGTAAATGAATTAACTTAAAGTCCATTTCAGCCCCTGGTGATTTTGTCTCCCCGACCCTTGGCCAAGCCCTGACCAAGGATTCTGGCCCCAATTATTTTGTAATCTCAGCCACCCATAGCACTAATTGGGACCAAAGGCTGAGGCAGCCATTTAGCAAGAACGTGGAACACACCTTAAAGGAAGGTGTCATAAACTGACTAACCAATTAACTAACTCATTAACTGCATGGCTAATGTTCCTCCAGGGAACTGGCACAAGGACTTTCCCCAGTTCCAGATTATCTCAGTAAAACTTTCCCCCAGAGGATAGAAGTTGGAATCTCCCCCTCTGCAGTCTGagcaccgctcccagctgctttTCGGCCATGGAGCCCAGAAGGAGACCTGATCTGTGGTTTGCCCAGAGGGGCTAATGATGGATTCCCACCAGCAGGAGGTGAACTGGTCCGACTTCAGTGCAAAGAGAGCACCTTGGGGTGACAATTAGCATCACTTGTTGTGCATAGTGTGTCACCTTCATGTGGATTGTTGGTCTAGATCAGGCCTggacaactcgtaaagcggcgagggccatattactccaaagaaaacagctgagggctgaccCACCCCGGCCCTGCGGACCCCCCTCCAGCACTGCCCGCCCCGCAGAAACaaatcctccttccccagcgctgccccactgaaacagcagtattgaaccttggtaatataaATGGGCCCCTAagatagtataattaaggtaaaagaaaaatgtctttttgctagaagtagaataagatcttcccccaactttgcaatcaattgccctgttgaatgaatgaggtgtgaatgaggaaggcatggaaggcagcccctccagacagctgcaacccttggagaggggatgggagccagaccagatcagtagaacaggtcagccactgactcctcacttgcctcctcagccccacacctcctcgGCTTGCCTCctcactgcccgcccactcgcctcctcagtcccccacccccttggctcacctcctcaccctctgccactgcccaactgcctcttcagcccccctccctcacccaccacttgcctactcaccccacacaggccgcacagtgagcctatgtgggccgcatgcggcctccgggctgcatgttgtgcaagcctggtctagatgatcacaatggtcccctgtagctttggaatctgtgaatcccTGACACTGGGCGGGGAGTGGTTCTCTAGGATCCGGGGATTTATGTTCCAACCTTCCCCAATCTCACACGAGAAGACAGATTGCTTTGCAGGTACCAGGTTTAATAAGATTTAGGGAGCTCAGAGAATGGCTCTACTGTATAATGGACACTaggagcagcagagggtggggacggggcaggggcagctatactgtataatgggcactagggggcagcagagggtgggggtggggaaggggcggctatactgtataatgggcactggggggcagcagagggtgggggtggggaagggtggctatactgtataatgggcactaggggcagcagagggtgggggtggggaagggtggctatactgtataatgggcactaggggcaccAGAGGGTGGGgacggggaaggggcggctatactgtataatgggcactagggggcagcagagggtggggtgggggaggggcagctaaactgtataatgggcactagggggcagcagagggtgggggtggggaaggggcagctatactgtataatgggcactagggggcagcagagggtgggggtggggaagggtggctatactgtataatggacactagggggcagcagagggtgggggctgggaaggggcggctgtactgtagaatgggcactggggggcagcagagggtgggggtgtgtTGTACCAAtacaataaaaaccagcaggatcttattaagagggataaggcaaagatgccacatttattgtaaataccataacaaaacaaaagacaacagtaaacaacgttgttttactacttatttcttatacacacacacatatattcattcacacaatcattcattcaggttctgtactgatgttatagttaccagcctagatgttgctcatgccaagttactggccaggtatcttggtcatgaggatggagccgagtctgtgtcagatgcatctgatgctcctggaggctggcagcagaaccatggactcaaagtccttattctttagagtccagttttatagggatttttccctatgttagttcataggagttgcttcattctgctgttgctaaatcaatcagcagatggctggctccatgttattagatgttttgtttttccttcctttgaggtgtggtgggtggattccagtttgccctccgggggtcatctggttgatcccacttgacaccttcttcagccgacactgaattcttcaggctggtgactccctaaccattcagtcacatacattctctatcttaatcacatctatttcactgtctctttaccttttggggtgttaccaatttatgtgagactccctgtcttttaacaagcaaagataaagtgagatgaaaacttacagagggtaggggtctctatctatacactataacagctactgttttggcttacttagagataattaatgtttaacaagttttatacaaagtatttatttgagcttaacaagttttataccaagtatctctttgagcaggctttacacagacacagctggtggcttgcaggttagaatcacaaatttacttttaacataaacctttagttataaggcatcaattaacaataagtcatttttcatataaaccatgtctaatataaaccttctttaatatccctacaggtGGGGCAGGGCGACTATACTGTATCATGGGCACTAGGGGTGGAAACACCTAAATGATCTGACCAGTGTTCAGAGGTGGGTGAGGAGCCGGGTGCCGTGGTCGGTGTGGGAGGGACAGAGCCGGGTTAGAGGAAGCAGCAGggtcccctgcctgccctccaGGTCCAGCCCCGGGCCCTAGAGCTGCTCCAGGTAGTACGCAGGGTACAAACTCCAGCAGCCAACGATAATTTTCCGCTTCTTCTCTACCCCGACGTAAGAGATTGATAGTGTGTCAGGCTTAAATATGCACAGAGTGGTGTTGAATTCAACTTTGCTCTCGCGCAGGCCACCTATTATGGGAGTACCACCATCCTTGCAGATGCTGTTGATTTTTGAGACAGGCTCATGAATGAAGGTGTTGACTATTTGCATCCCATACAGTCCCTTAATCTGCATCATCTTGTTACAGTAGGCGTTGGGATTGGGGGCACGAGTCTTTAGATAGTCCACATGCTTGAAAAAAAACTTGAAGTTCGcctccacccagggctgcccactgGCCAGGACCAGGCAGGCGGCCAGCAGGGCGAGCGGCAGCAGGAGCGCTGGGCGAGGTCCCCTCAGAGCCATGGCCGTGTCTGTCACTGGATCGAACTGCAGTGGAGAGAGGCGGGAGATGGATGGAGACAGCGCGGGGTGGGGATCTGTCTCCTCCATGGAACCTCCTgggcccaaccccctcccacctcaTTCTGTTCCCAAAGCTCCTCAACTTCTtatgatcccctcccacactgttCTGCCCCCCGCTGAGCTCCTCCTACCTTTTTTGTGCTATTGTGCCAGGCACAGCACTGTCCCCGACCAAGAtagcctccctcctccagcccactgatccccattcccctcccagagccaggttagaacccaggtgtccgagtCTCAGACTCTGACCAAGCTGGGTCCCCACATTTGACAGGTACTGCACAAACCCGAATTGAGATCAGCCCCTGAACCCAGAGAGGTGGAGCGTGAACTCAGGAGTCTAGACTCCTAACCCCCCATCCCTCCCGCTTTAACCCCTAGATAATGCTGCCTCCTAGAAACAAACCCTGCAGTTCCAGCCCCATGTGACActgttccctgctctctctgggctggtgGAATCTCCTGTAACTTACTCAAGTCTTTGTTCCTTCGCTGTCGTCAAAGCGATTGGTCCCAGCCTCTGTGGAGCTGAACCTCGCCCTGATCCTCCTGCCCATCTCAGAGTGGGTTATATAGAGCCCAGCCACACGTGgaggtgggaggagtgggaggggaaattcCAGTAAACAGTTGGGTCAGTGCAATCCTGTGACAGCTGACAATTAGAAGCAGTGACCCTGTAGTCAGGGTGTGCGTGAGGAACAAACAACACATGTCATACCAGAAGCATCCTGTGGCGAAATGTTTTTCCACTTTGTTATGTGacatgtgagtcttactgtcctATACAAatactgtgtgcctcagtttcgcTGTGCACTGCACCAACGCCTAGGTGGTGGGAATTGGGTGTGTGACTTTTGCTGAGGCTCTCAGGGCAGGTGAAGCTGCCCAGCGGTCTGCACGTAGGTGATGGATGGTGAACTTCGTAACCTGAGACCTAGGAGGGGGATTCAACCAGGTGACACTTTGCCTGGAAAGCAGGACAAAGGCCGGGGGAGGAGCAATGGGCATGTTGGAAGCCAGgcagtggggtccagggcagTCTGCAATGTGGGACTGGAAGAGGGGGTGTCCAGGGCATTGGGCCCAGGGCCCCCCatgatggacttggctgaaagtcactgatttttgTGCTAACGAgttctgttctatgctgtgttcatgttgactaataaaccttccattttacAACACTGTCTGAGAGTCACATCTttctgcagagttggggtgcagggccctctggcttccccaagaTCCCCGCCCAggtggactcactgtgggaagcgcacggtgtggaaggggatgctgaatgctttgaggtcagacccaggaaggttgaagctgtgtaagcttcttgccccagtgacagtctgctcagagacaGGAGGCTCCTCCAGTGTTCTGGCTGGCTTTATACAGAGCAATTCCAGAGCATCACCCCAATGAGTCCGTTACACATCTAAAGGTGCATTTACCCTGTAAGCGAAGGTGTGACTGTGGCACAGTTAGGCGATGCCATGCTAGCTTTCATCTACCCAGTGTGGGTAATAATAGCTGGCAGCACAAACTTCACGGCAAGGTAGCTGCCCCAATACCAGCCTTCCAGGGACCCTGGGTACCTATCCTGCTGTGCTGTTGTCCAGGCCAACGTGTCCCCTTTACTGGTTGTTtcctgtgctagctagattaatgctgcaatcacaccttcgTTTGCTGTAAACATGCACCCTGAGTCCTGACCCACTGGCACCTTCTGAATCCAGACCTAGCTTGGAAACTCACGGCTCTGCCAGTGCCACTCaagcctgacccacagcccctgctgtcccagccctggactctgtTGTAGTCAttgagatggaatatatgggcccagAGAGTCAATGGTGCTAACGTGACTCTATTGCTGCCCAAGGTTAAACAGTGTTCAACAAGGTTCGGGGTCTGGTGTCCAGGGCCCTCGGCCTGCTCAGTCCCATGGGAAATGCACCATTAACGATCCTTCTAACCTTTCAGTACAGATACAGAAACGGAGGAAAAACAGCTCAAACCGTTGAAATGTGACGTATTAAGGCAAAAGCCTTATTTTTAACTACATCCCTTGTTCCTTTTTTCCTGTAGCTGTGGAGAGGTATTTGAAGGAAGCCCTCTTGCtgtgacagtctcttagatggtattaaagatggtactAACTGTCctcttggggaaaagagaagttagttgtgatgggctggagctgttgttgttttttgttcaaGGTGAATCCTGTTTCCTAGAAGAAAAAAcctgacagacacacacatgagaggggaaagagaagaacggcaaagagagaaaatgcagcttctgtctctggtgtgacTCTCCCTTCCAGCCTCAGCGCTGCAGAAACCCAGGCATGGCCCATGATCTTACCAGCCATTCTGAGACTTGGCAATTTATACTAGTCTGGGCCCGTTTCCTGTTCTGTCTCACTTTTGTCCCTGTCCATCAACCTTGATTGTTATACATGTAGGAGGATTCGTAACCTTTCACTCTTCACAGCAGAGCTTAAAATTAGgctaaatttgtaggcccaattattacaacaggtCCTCATTGTCTACAGCTcttctggtgcccctcactcccaacccgcagctcctgcgatcccagccctgggctctcacatCCCACAAGCTTCATCTGCAGACCCCTCAAGGTGCCTGAAAGTATTGGATGCCATGAAAATTAGTGAGGAACTGGGCACCCTAATCACTTGGACAACTTCAAGGTGGCAGTCAAAGCACCCAAATCCCTTGGACGGCAGTGCTGTCACTACAGGAAGAGAGCAGATTAGCCAGCCTCTGGTAGATCAAACTCTCCCGGGACGAACGACCCCAGAAAGACTCGATTTTAGAATGCTGGATTGTAATGATTAGCGCACTGGCCACTGAGCAACAAAGCTGTAGCCAATAGAACAACATGACAAGGGATGATGTACTGACATACATTACAAATCCTGAAATCTAGGTTACTCATTATAATTTCTTTCTCTGTAGGATAAGAGCAATTCTCTGAAGGAAGGAGAACTACCATTGGATGTTGTTgcgtgtctgccctatttctgagGGATGAAAATGTGCCCTTGGAATTTGAAtaatgaaagaaagagagaaagatggGAAAGCTCAAAATCAGATGGGAAGAGTGATTGACAGATTATTTCATTTTGGGACCAAAGCCAGGGCTGGAGTCATCGAGGGAACAGGTTGGATTGGAGTTTTGGCTTGCTCCAGGGCTCTAGGCAAGATGTGCTTCACAAAAGCatgagttttttttcccccttttttgccAATAGATATCATTAGAAAGGTGCTTATGTTGTTGTCATTAGTAGTGAGGATTAAACCATGGTTCTACTGGCATACCTGAATCCATAGTAGGGGTTACACTGGAAATTGGTACAAAATCTGCCTTTCTCTCTGTGCATCCAGGGCCATAAACActaatttctctctttttatctCTTCATCCATCTAATCCAAGACATACCCATCGCTTTCTATCTATATATAGTTCTACCCATCCCTCTGTGGGAGTCTTTGAGAACTGGCAGATGCTACAGAAACATGAGAGGTTGTTATTGCCATGAGCATCATCTCCATGGGGGATTCTTAAAAGGTATAATTAATGAAGCCTCCCAGCTGGGGATGAAGACACCAGGAATTTTTACCACGCAAATTCAGAGTCTTTAATGCATCAGAGCAAGATAACGTCCTAGTTTCACCTAGCAGGTCACGTTGGTCCTTGTTACCATCTTTCAGTTTCATCAACTTTAAATTTGTCACCTCAGCTTTTTGCTTCTTTTGGGTGAATGGgtttggagtcaggactcctggcttctaatGCTGGCTCTGGAATGAAAGTGAAGTCtagtgggttggggctgggagtcTGTATTCCTGGGTTTTGTCTATCCCTTTgtttggggaggggtgtgtgataGGTCAGAGTAGggcagcctgggagccaggactcctggattcttttCCTGACTTTCAGTGAGGAGGGGTGTCGTGCTTTGAGCAAAGGGaactgggacccaggactcctggattctttctgcagtgctgcagctgtctaCACAATGAGGTCTCAGCTTGAAGAGTCACTCCAGTGTAGTGATGTCAAGCACTCAGGACAGGGGCGAGATCCAGCTGACtgcagagggaagggggcagaattgTTCTGTGGTAGTTTGATGGCTACATCGCTGTCCTGTAAACGAGGTGGTGTGAGTTCAAATCTCCCTGGGGCTTTGTATAACCATTTCTTTCACACCGTCTTCAACCCAATGGCTAGCGGTGGGACTGGAGACATCTGCCCAGTGCTAGGTACATTTTTTTGCTCACACGGGCTCAGCTCCAGCTCTCAAGTGTCCTGCACAGAGTCCTCTTGAGCTGAGCTCCCTTCCTCCAAGTCCATGGGTCATTAGGAGGTACAAGAAGTGTGGGATTCGAACAATGTTCCTCCAAATCTTTCAACCTCAGGGGAGCTGTAGATACTCAACAAAGCAGCTGCTGTCccgttgcacaatgctccctacagcacagcacGCCCCAGGGCCAACACTGACTTGCAAGGGAAGCAAACCCTCTACTgaactcccaccctgctccctgcagtgtAGCACCCCCTGGGGCCTCACTCATGCCAGTTTGGATTTTGAGGTTAGAgcaccctgctctgagcccctcccTGTGACACAGCACCCCCGAGATGCGGGGCTGGTACACTGGAGCTAGCACTGCCCACAACAGAGAACCTTGGAGGTTTCTGATTTATTTACAGGTGGTTAATGGCTATGAAAGAAGGAAGTAAATAAAGGAACAAATGGAAGGAAAATCATTCATTCCTAGAGTTCAAAGCCAACAAGGACCATTAGAGCATAGAAatatggggctggaagggacctcaggaagtcatcaagactttaaaaaaaacttccaatgacggggattccacaatctcccttggaaacctattccagagcttaactactcttaCGGCTAGAAACGTTTTCCTCATaactaacttaaatctcccttgctgcagagtgAGCCCATTACATCGTGTCCTACCATCGGCAGAAACAGAGAACAATCAATCAGTCCTTTGTAACAGCTCTGAACACAGCTGAAAACTGCTGTCGGGTCCCCGCTCTGTGttattttctcaagactaaacctgCTCAGTGGTTTTATCCTTTCCTCATAGCt
This window encodes:
- the LOC123347295 gene encoding ribonuclease-like; this translates as MALRGPRPALLLPLALLAACLVLASGQPWVEANFKFFFKHVDYLKTRAPNPNAYCNKMMQIKGLYGMQIVNTFIHEPVSKINSICKDGGTPIIGGLRESKVEFNTTLCIFKPDTLSISYVGVEKKRKIIVGCWSLYPAYYLEQL